A region of Salmo salar chromosome ssa17, Ssal_v3.1, whole genome shotgun sequence DNA encodes the following proteins:
- the LOC106575691 gene encoding ropporin-1 isoform X2, producing MLDITGRRQDLTSSGVFVAAGSHSGFRMSHTGKPVVIPPELPGILKQFTKDAIRTQPEDLLEWATLYFSALVQGKTLPVNRTPDKVVTPNTMDLTPEVLTTMHEKLHKNGTVSKKEVSKLWRSLGLADDLLRHIMTVGCFGDQLDWIKFFALGCSYLGGTIKNAMTHALYILNSDSSCKPPDACVTFETFRFLYSYLAAVDREVSQAQIDRTITYLEAQAKARDGMVKVSDFVNSRKVRLG from the exons ATGTTGGATATAACAGGCAGACGGCAGGATTTAACATCTTCAG GTGTTTTTGTTGCCGCTGGTTCCCATTCTGGGTTTAGAATGTCTCACACAGGTAAACCGGTGGTCATCCCTCCAGAGCTCCCCGGCATTCTGAAGCAGTTCACCAAGGACGCCATCCGGACACAACCTGAAGACCTGCTGGAATGGGCCACACT GTACTTCAGTGCTCTGGTCCAGGGGAAAACGTTACCTGTGAACAGGACACCAGACAAAGTGGTAACCCCCAACACCATGGACCTCACACCTGAGGTACTCACCACAATGCACGAAAAG CTACATAAGAATGGCACAGTCAGTAAGAAGGAGGTGAGCAAGCTGTGGAGGTCGTTAGGATTGGCTGACGACCTTCTCAGACACATCATGACAGTGGGCTGCTTCGGAGATCAACTCGACTGGATAAAATTCTTCGCCCTGGGCTGCAGCTATCTGGGAGGG ACGATCAAGAACGCCATGACCCACGCGCTGTACATCCTGAACTCAGACAGCTCGTGTAAGCCCCCAGACGCCTGCGTCACCTTCGAGACCTTCCGCTTCCTTTACTCCTACCTGGCTGCGGTGGACAGAGAGGTGTCCCAGGCCCAGATAGACCGAACCATTACCTACTTGGAGGCTCAGGC gaaGGCGCGTGATGGGATGGTGAAGGTGTCGGACTTCGTCAACAGTCGTAAAGTGCGTTTGGGATAg
- the LOC106575691 gene encoding ropporin-1 isoform X1: MTNCDDKICPQEGSRCHLPVQVSTAQQGVFVAAGSHSGFRMSHTGKPVVIPPELPGILKQFTKDAIRTQPEDLLEWATLYFSALVQGKTLPVNRTPDKVVTPNTMDLTPEVLTTMHEKLHKNGTVSKKEVSKLWRSLGLADDLLRHIMTVGCFGDQLDWIKFFALGCSYLGGTIKNAMTHALYILNSDSSCKPPDACVTFETFRFLYSYLAAVDREVSQAQIDRTITYLEAQAKARDGMVKVSDFVNSRKVRLG; this comes from the exons ATGACAAATTGTGACGACAAAATTTGCCCTCAAGAGGGATCGcggtgccaccttcctgttcaagtgagcacagcacaacaag GTGTTTTTGTTGCCGCTGGTTCCCATTCTGGGTTTAGAATGTCTCACACAGGTAAACCGGTGGTCATCCCTCCAGAGCTCCCCGGCATTCTGAAGCAGTTCACCAAGGACGCCATCCGGACACAACCTGAAGACCTGCTGGAATGGGCCACACT GTACTTCAGTGCTCTGGTCCAGGGGAAAACGTTACCTGTGAACAGGACACCAGACAAAGTGGTAACCCCCAACACCATGGACCTCACACCTGAGGTACTCACCACAATGCACGAAAAG CTACATAAGAATGGCACAGTCAGTAAGAAGGAGGTGAGCAAGCTGTGGAGGTCGTTAGGATTGGCTGACGACCTTCTCAGACACATCATGACAGTGGGCTGCTTCGGAGATCAACTCGACTGGATAAAATTCTTCGCCCTGGGCTGCAGCTATCTGGGAGGG ACGATCAAGAACGCCATGACCCACGCGCTGTACATCCTGAACTCAGACAGCTCGTGTAAGCCCCCAGACGCCTGCGTCACCTTCGAGACCTTCCGCTTCCTTTACTCCTACCTGGCTGCGGTGGACAGAGAGGTGTCCCAGGCCCAGATAGACCGAACCATTACCTACTTGGAGGCTCAGGC gaaGGCGCGTGATGGGATGGTGAAGGTGTCGGACTTCGTCAACAGTCGTAAAGTGCGTTTGGGATAg
- the LOC106575691 gene encoding ropporin-1 isoform X3: MIVRHSLRHEGVFVAAGSHSGFRMSHTGKPVVIPPELPGILKQFTKDAIRTQPEDLLEWATLYFSALVQGKTLPVNRTPDKVVTPNTMDLTPEVLTTMHEKLHKNGTVSKKEVSKLWRSLGLADDLLRHIMTVGCFGDQLDWIKFFALGCSYLGGTIKNAMTHALYILNSDSSCKPPDACVTFETFRFLYSYLAAVDREVSQAQIDRTITYLEAQAKARDGMVKVSDFVNSRKVRLG, from the exons atgatagTCCGTCattctttaagacatgaag GTGTTTTTGTTGCCGCTGGTTCCCATTCTGGGTTTAGAATGTCTCACACAGGTAAACCGGTGGTCATCCCTCCAGAGCTCCCCGGCATTCTGAAGCAGTTCACCAAGGACGCCATCCGGACACAACCTGAAGACCTGCTGGAATGGGCCACACT GTACTTCAGTGCTCTGGTCCAGGGGAAAACGTTACCTGTGAACAGGACACCAGACAAAGTGGTAACCCCCAACACCATGGACCTCACACCTGAGGTACTCACCACAATGCACGAAAAG CTACATAAGAATGGCACAGTCAGTAAGAAGGAGGTGAGCAAGCTGTGGAGGTCGTTAGGATTGGCTGACGACCTTCTCAGACACATCATGACAGTGGGCTGCTTCGGAGATCAACTCGACTGGATAAAATTCTTCGCCCTGGGCTGCAGCTATCTGGGAGGG ACGATCAAGAACGCCATGACCCACGCGCTGTACATCCTGAACTCAGACAGCTCGTGTAAGCCCCCAGACGCCTGCGTCACCTTCGAGACCTTCCGCTTCCTTTACTCCTACCTGGCTGCGGTGGACAGAGAGGTGTCCCAGGCCCAGATAGACCGAACCATTACCTACTTGGAGGCTCAGGC gaaGGCGCGTGATGGGATGGTGAAGGTGTCGGACTTCGTCAACAGTCGTAAAGTGCGTTTGGGATAg
- the LOC106575691 gene encoding ropporin-1 isoform X4, with product MSHTGKPVVIPPELPGILKQFTKDAIRTQPEDLLEWATLYFSALVQGKTLPVNRTPDKVVTPNTMDLTPEVLTTMHEKLHKNGTVSKKEVSKLWRSLGLADDLLRHIMTVGCFGDQLDWIKFFALGCSYLGGTIKNAMTHALYILNSDSSCKPPDACVTFETFRFLYSYLAAVDREVSQAQIDRTITYLEAQAKARDGMVKVSDFVNSRKVRLG from the exons ATGTCTCACACAGGTAAACCGGTGGTCATCCCTCCAGAGCTCCCCGGCATTCTGAAGCAGTTCACCAAGGACGCCATCCGGACACAACCTGAAGACCTGCTGGAATGGGCCACACT GTACTTCAGTGCTCTGGTCCAGGGGAAAACGTTACCTGTGAACAGGACACCAGACAAAGTGGTAACCCCCAACACCATGGACCTCACACCTGAGGTACTCACCACAATGCACGAAAAG CTACATAAGAATGGCACAGTCAGTAAGAAGGAGGTGAGCAAGCTGTGGAGGTCGTTAGGATTGGCTGACGACCTTCTCAGACACATCATGACAGTGGGCTGCTTCGGAGATCAACTCGACTGGATAAAATTCTTCGCCCTGGGCTGCAGCTATCTGGGAGGG ACGATCAAGAACGCCATGACCCACGCGCTGTACATCCTGAACTCAGACAGCTCGTGTAAGCCCCCAGACGCCTGCGTCACCTTCGAGACCTTCCGCTTCCTTTACTCCTACCTGGCTGCGGTGGACAGAGAGGTGTCCCAGGCCCAGATAGACCGAACCATTACCTACTTGGAGGCTCAGGC gaaGGCGCGTGATGGGATGGTGAAGGTGTCGGACTTCGTCAACAGTCGTAAAGTGCGTTTGGGATAg
- the LOC106575690 gene encoding ADP-ribosylation factor-like protein 6-interacting protein 6 produces MDIQHRQRPVKPDQSFWGNRRLWTARIFSMFCCAMVVSVVAVFCAFVYIILKEMRNERVIGEDGSEVRLLGFWSVLVMSVLAGFCCCSFTWTITYFDSFEPGTFPPTPLSPAHLRQVTGHSFHMGYSVAVLNGIVAAITIIWSLT; encoded by the exons ATGGACATACAACACCGGCAGCGACCGGTCAAACCGGACCAGAGTTTTTGGGGCAACCGAAGACTGTGGACCGCAAGGATTTTCTCCATGTTCTGCTGTGCGATGGTGGTGTCGGTCGTTGCAGTATTCTGCGCCTTTGTTTACATCATCTTGAAAG agatgcGGAATGAGAGAGTGATTGGAGAGGATGGCTCAGAGGTTAGACTCCTAG GGTTCTGGAGTGTTCTGGTCATGTCGGTGTTAGCAGGGTTCTGCTGCTGTAGCTTCACATGGACCATCACTTACTTCGACTCTTTTGAGCCTGGCACGTTCCCCCCAACGCCCCTGTCCCCTGCCCacctcag gcagGTGACAGGTCACTCCTTCCATATGGGCTACAGTGTGGCGGTCCTAAATGGCATTGTAGCGGCGATCACCATCATCTGGAGCCTCACCTGa
- the LOC106575725 gene encoding NADH-ubiquinone oxidoreductase 75 kDa subunit, mitochondrial isoform X1: MLRLPSVSRALAGAAKGSLAPSNNVRTSARAASNMVEVFVDGKPVEVLPGTTVLQACEKMGVQIPRFCYHERLSVAGNCRMCLVEIEKAPKLAAACAMPVMKGWNILTNSEKTRKAREGVMEFLLANHPLDCPICDQGGECDLQDQSMQFGSDRSRFSEDKRAVEDKNIGPLIKTIMTRCIQCTRCIRFASEIAGVEDLGTTGRGNNMQVGTYVEKMFMSEMSGNVIDICPVGALTSKPYAFTSRPWETRKTESIDVLDAVGSNIIVSTRGGEVMRVLPRLNEDINEEWISDKTRFAYDGLKRQRLTQPMVKDASGQLVPTSWEDVLTRVAGALQGAQGSDVAAIAGGMVDAEALVSLKDLLNRLNSDNLCTEEVFPDAGAGSDLRSNYLLNSRISGIEEADLLLLIGTNPRYEAPLFNARVRKSWLHNELKVSVVGSSVDLSYTYDHLGESTQVLQDIANGTHPFCQVLAQAKRPVVVVGSASLQREDGGAILSSVQTIAQNARASSGVEEGWKVLNVLHRVASQVAALDLGYKAGVESIRKAPPKVLFLLGADGECITRQDLPKDCMIIYQGHHGDVGATMADVILPGAAYTEKNGTYVNTEGRSQQTRVAVTAPGMAREDWKIIRAISELAGLTLPYDSVDEVRGRLAEVSPNLVRYDDVEEANYFKQANQLSQAVNQTLLANPLVSPQLTAKDFYMTDPISRASQTMAKCVKAVTEGADAVDEPSIC; this comes from the exons ATGTTGCGTTTGCCATCCGTTAGCCGCGCTCTAGCAGGGGCAGCCAAGGGCAGCCTGGCCCCCTCCAACAATG TGCGTACCTCAGCGAGAGCTGCCAGTAACATGGTGGAGGTGTTTGTTGATGGGAAACCAGTGGAGGTGCTGCCTGGAACCACCGTGCTGCAG gcCTGTGAGAAGATGGGGGTGCAGATTCCTCGATTCTGCTACCACGAGCGCCTGTCCGTGGCTGGGAACTGCAGAATGTGTCTGGTGGAGATTGAGAAAGCCCCAAAGCTGGCGGCCGCGTGCGCCATGCCAGTGATGAAAGGCTGGAACATCCTGACCAACTCAGAGAAGACCCGCAAGGCCAGAGAGGGAGTGATGGAGTTCCTGCTGGCTAACCACCCTCTGGACTGCCCCATCTGTGACCAGGGAGGAGAGTGTGACcttcag GACCAGTCCATGCAGTTTGGTTCAGACCGCAGTCGTTTCTCTGAGGACAAGCGGGCTGTGGAGGATAAGAACATTGGACCACTCATCAAAACAATCATGACCCGCTGCATCCAGTGCACACGCTGCATCCG TTTTGCCAGTGAGATTGCAGGTGTAGAGGACCTGGGTACCACAGGCAGAGGGAACAACATGCAGGTGGGGACGTACGTGGAGAAGATGTTCATGTCCGAGATGTCAGGAAACGTCATCGACATCTGTCCCGTAGGAGCCCTCACCTCCAAACCATACGCCTTCACCTCACGACCCTGGGAGACCAG GAAGACTGAGTCTATAGATGTGTTGGATGCAGTAGGCAGTAACATCATTGTGAGTACGCGAGGTGGAGAGGTGATGAGGGTTCTGCCCCGCCTGAACGAAGACATCAACGAGGAGTGGATCTCAGACAAGACCAG gtttgcGTATGACGGTCTGAAGCGCCAGAGGCTGACCCAGCCTATGGTGAAGGACGCGTCAGGACAGCTGGTCCCCACATCCTGGGAAGACGTACTCACACGCGTGGCCGGAGCA ttGCAGGGAGCCCAGGGCAGTGACGTGGCAGCCATAGCTGGAGGCATGGTGGATGCAGAGGCTCTGGTGTCTCTGAAGGACCTGCTCAACAGACTGAACAGTGACAACCTCTGTACTGAGGAGGTCTTCCCTGATGCTGGGGCTGG CTCTGACCTGCGTTCCAACTACCTGCTGAACTCTCGGATCAGTGGCATTGAGGAAGCTGACCTGCTGCTACTTATAGGAACCAACCCTCGCTACGAGGCCCCACTCTTCAATGCACGCGTCCGCAagag ctGGTTGCATAATGAGTTGAAGGTGTCTGTGGTGGGGAGCAGTGTGGATCTGAGTTACACTTACGACCACCTGGGAGAGTCCACTCAGGTGCTGCAGGACATCGCTAACGGAACACACCCCTTCTGCCAG gtgCTCGCGCAGGCCAAGCGGCcggtagtggtggtgggcagtGCCTCTCttcagagggaggatggaggagccATCTTGAGCTCTGTGCAAACCATCGCCCAGAATGCCAGGGCCAGCAGCGGAGTGGAGGAGGGCTGGAAGGTCCTCAACGTGCTGCACAG GGTAGCCAGTCAGGTGGCAGCCCTGGACCTGGGCTACAAGGCGGGGGTGGAGTCTATCCGTAAAGCCCCGCCCAAGGTTCTGTTCCTGCTAGGAGCTGACGGAGAATGCATCACCAGACAGGACCTGCCTAAAGACTGCATGATCATCTACCAGG GTCACCATGGAGACGTGGGTGCCACCATGGCTGACGTCATCCTGCCCGGCGCGGCGTACACGGAGAAGAACGGAACATACGTCAACACAGAGGGGAGGAGTCAACAGACACGCGTGGCCGTCACCGCGCCCGGCATGGCCAGGGAGGACTGGAAGATCATCAGAGCCATCtccgag CTGGCGGGGCTGACTCTGCCCTATGACTCTGTGGATGAGGTGAGGGGTCGGCTGGCCGAGGTTTCTCCTAACCTGGTCCGCTACGACGACGTTGAGGAAGCCAACTACTTTAAACAGGCCAACCAACTCTCACAG gCTGTGAATCAGACTCTTCTAGCAAATCCTCTCGTCTCTCCTCAGCTGACAGCTAAAGACTTCTATATGACAG aTCCCATTAGCAGAGCGTCTCAGACCATGGCCAAGTGTGTGAAGGCCGTCACAGAGGGAGCTGACGCCGTCGATGAACCATCCATCTGCTGA
- the LOC106575725 gene encoding NADH-ubiquinone oxidoreductase 75 kDa subunit, mitochondrial isoform X2, with amino-acid sequence MLRLPSVSRALAGAAKGSLAPSNNVRTSARAASNMVEVFVDGKPVEVLPGTTVLQACEKMGVQIPRFCYHERLSVAGNCRMCLVEIEKAPKLAAACAMPVMKGWNILTNSEKTRKAREGVMEFLLANHPLDCPICDQGGECDLQDQSMQFGSDRSRFSEDKRAVEDKNIGPLIKTIMTRCIQCTRCIRFASEIAGVEDLGTTGRGNNMQVGTYVEKMFMSEMSGNVIDICPVGALTSKPYAFTSRPWETRKTESIDVLDAVGSNIIVSTRGGEVMRVLPRLNEDINEEWISDKTRFAYDGLKRQRLTQPMVKDASGQLVPTSWEDVLTRVAGALQGAQGSDVAAIAGGMVDAEALVSLKDLLNRLNSDNLCTEEVFPDAGAGSDLRSNYLLNSRISGIEEADLLLLIGTNPRYEAPLFNARVRKSWLHNELKVSVVGSSVDLSYTYDHLGESTQVLQDIANGTHPFCQVLAQAKRPVVVVGSASLQREDGGAILSSVQTIAQNARASSGVEEGWKVLNVLHRVASQVAALDLGYKAGVESIRKAPPKVLFLLGADGECITRQDLPKDCMIIYQGHHGDVGATMADVILPGAAYTEKNGTYVNTEGRSQQTRVAVTAPGMAREDWKIIRAISELAGLTLPYDSVDEVRGRLAEVSPNLVRYDDVEEANYFKQANQLSQVTLNLLPLTSNSHR; translated from the exons ATGTTGCGTTTGCCATCCGTTAGCCGCGCTCTAGCAGGGGCAGCCAAGGGCAGCCTGGCCCCCTCCAACAATG TGCGTACCTCAGCGAGAGCTGCCAGTAACATGGTGGAGGTGTTTGTTGATGGGAAACCAGTGGAGGTGCTGCCTGGAACCACCGTGCTGCAG gcCTGTGAGAAGATGGGGGTGCAGATTCCTCGATTCTGCTACCACGAGCGCCTGTCCGTGGCTGGGAACTGCAGAATGTGTCTGGTGGAGATTGAGAAAGCCCCAAAGCTGGCGGCCGCGTGCGCCATGCCAGTGATGAAAGGCTGGAACATCCTGACCAACTCAGAGAAGACCCGCAAGGCCAGAGAGGGAGTGATGGAGTTCCTGCTGGCTAACCACCCTCTGGACTGCCCCATCTGTGACCAGGGAGGAGAGTGTGACcttcag GACCAGTCCATGCAGTTTGGTTCAGACCGCAGTCGTTTCTCTGAGGACAAGCGGGCTGTGGAGGATAAGAACATTGGACCACTCATCAAAACAATCATGACCCGCTGCATCCAGTGCACACGCTGCATCCG TTTTGCCAGTGAGATTGCAGGTGTAGAGGACCTGGGTACCACAGGCAGAGGGAACAACATGCAGGTGGGGACGTACGTGGAGAAGATGTTCATGTCCGAGATGTCAGGAAACGTCATCGACATCTGTCCCGTAGGAGCCCTCACCTCCAAACCATACGCCTTCACCTCACGACCCTGGGAGACCAG GAAGACTGAGTCTATAGATGTGTTGGATGCAGTAGGCAGTAACATCATTGTGAGTACGCGAGGTGGAGAGGTGATGAGGGTTCTGCCCCGCCTGAACGAAGACATCAACGAGGAGTGGATCTCAGACAAGACCAG gtttgcGTATGACGGTCTGAAGCGCCAGAGGCTGACCCAGCCTATGGTGAAGGACGCGTCAGGACAGCTGGTCCCCACATCCTGGGAAGACGTACTCACACGCGTGGCCGGAGCA ttGCAGGGAGCCCAGGGCAGTGACGTGGCAGCCATAGCTGGAGGCATGGTGGATGCAGAGGCTCTGGTGTCTCTGAAGGACCTGCTCAACAGACTGAACAGTGACAACCTCTGTACTGAGGAGGTCTTCCCTGATGCTGGGGCTGG CTCTGACCTGCGTTCCAACTACCTGCTGAACTCTCGGATCAGTGGCATTGAGGAAGCTGACCTGCTGCTACTTATAGGAACCAACCCTCGCTACGAGGCCCCACTCTTCAATGCACGCGTCCGCAagag ctGGTTGCATAATGAGTTGAAGGTGTCTGTGGTGGGGAGCAGTGTGGATCTGAGTTACACTTACGACCACCTGGGAGAGTCCACTCAGGTGCTGCAGGACATCGCTAACGGAACACACCCCTTCTGCCAG gtgCTCGCGCAGGCCAAGCGGCcggtagtggtggtgggcagtGCCTCTCttcagagggaggatggaggagccATCTTGAGCTCTGTGCAAACCATCGCCCAGAATGCCAGGGCCAGCAGCGGAGTGGAGGAGGGCTGGAAGGTCCTCAACGTGCTGCACAG GGTAGCCAGTCAGGTGGCAGCCCTGGACCTGGGCTACAAGGCGGGGGTGGAGTCTATCCGTAAAGCCCCGCCCAAGGTTCTGTTCCTGCTAGGAGCTGACGGAGAATGCATCACCAGACAGGACCTGCCTAAAGACTGCATGATCATCTACCAGG GTCACCATGGAGACGTGGGTGCCACCATGGCTGACGTCATCCTGCCCGGCGCGGCGTACACGGAGAAGAACGGAACATACGTCAACACAGAGGGGAGGAGTCAACAGACACGCGTGGCCGTCACCGCGCCCGGCATGGCCAGGGAGGACTGGAAGATCATCAGAGCCATCtccgag CTGGCGGGGCTGACTCTGCCCTATGACTCTGTGGATGAGGTGAGGGGTCGGCTGGCCGAGGTTTCTCCTAACCTGGTCCGCTACGACGACGTTGAGGAAGCCAACTACTTTAAACAGGCCAACCAACTCTCACAGGTAACCCTTAACCTTTTACCCCTAACCTCAAACTCTCACAGGTAA